A section of the Triticum dicoccoides isolate Atlit2015 ecotype Zavitan chromosome 7A, WEW_v2.0, whole genome shotgun sequence genome encodes:
- the LOC119331747 gene encoding protein argonaute 1D, protein MDGDDGDSVSVTTGTGRELVVARAPIPRADSSCKFPHRPGSGRAGTRCLVKANHFLAELPDKDLHQYDVAITPETSRVSGRAVMGELVRLHRASYLGGRLPAYDGRKSMYTAGPLPFTSKEFHITVLEEDDGSGQERRERTFKVVIRYAARADLRRLEQYIAGRQAEAPQEALQVLDIVLRELPTARYAPYGRSFFSPDFGRRRSLGDGVESWRGFYQTIRPTQMGLSLNIDMSATSFFEPLPVLDFVGQLFNADIHSRSLSDAERVKIKKALRGVKVEVTHRGNIRRKYRISGLTAQTTRELSFPVDQGGTVKSVVQYFQETYGFAIQHINLPCLTVGNQQRPNYLPMEVCKIVEGQRYSKRLNQGQIRALLEETCQRPHDRERDIVQMVNHNSYHDDPYAKEFGIKISERLASVEARILPAPRLKYSETGREKDCLPRVGQWNMMNKKMVNGARVRSWLCVNFARNVQESMATGFCRELARMCQASGMDFALEPVLPVIYVRPDQVERGLKARFHDAMTALGPQRKEIELLIGILPDNNGSLYGDLKRVCEIDLGLISQCCLTKQVFKMNKQILANLSLKINVKVGGRNTVLADALTRRIPLVTDKPTIIFGADVTHPHPGEDSSPSIAAVVASQDWPEVTKYAGLVSAQTHRQELIEDLYNVTHDPQRGTIHGGMVRELLISFKRTTGEKPERIIFYRDGVSEGQFYQVLLHELDAIRKACASLEANYQPLVTFVVVQKRHHTRLFAHNHNDQSTVDKSGNILPGTVIDSKICHPTEFDFFLCSHAGIKGTSRPAHYHVLWDENNFTADGLQTLTNNLCYTYARCTRSVSIVPPAYYAHLAAFRARFYMEPDSSDSGSISSARKSGSSTSRSTRAAGAGVVRPLPALKDSVKKVMFYC, encoded by the exons ATGGACGGTGACGACGGCGACTCGGTCTCGGTCACCACCGGCACCGGCAGGGAGCTCGTCGTGGCCCGCGCGCCGATCCCGCGGGCGGACAGCTCGTGCAAGTTCCCGCACCGCCCCGGGAGCGGGCGGGCCGGCACGCGGTGCCTGGTGAAGGCGAACCACTTCCTCGCCGAGCTTCCGGATAAGGACCTGCACCAGTACGACGTGGCCATCACGCCGGAGACGTCGCGGGTGTCCGGCCGCGCCGTCATGGGCGAGCTGGTGCGCCTGCACCGGGCGTCCTACCTCGGCGGGCGCCTCCCGGCCTACGACGGCCGCAAGAGCATGTACACCGCCGGCCCGCTGCCCTTCACCTCCAAGGAGTTCCACATCACCGTGCTCGAGGAGGACGACGGCTCCGGCCAGGAGAG GCGTGAGAGGACCTTCAAGGTGGTGATCAGGTACGCGGCGAGGGCCGATCTGCGCCGGCTCGAGCAGTACATCGCCGGGAGGCAGGCAGAGGCTCCCCAGGAGGCCCTGCAGGTCCTTGACATTGTCCTGCGTGAGCTGCCAACAGCTAG ATATGCGCCATATGGACGATCGTTCTTCTCACCGGACTTCGGGAGGAGGCGGTCACTCGGCGACGGGGTTGAGAGCTGGCGCGGGTTTTATCAGACCATTCGCCCTACTCAGATGGGATTGTCGCTCAATATCG ATATGTCAGCAACATCTTTCTTCGAGCCGCTGCCTGTCCTCGATTTTGTCGGGCAGCTTTTCAACGCTGACATTCACTCAAGGTCCCTCTCGGATGCCGAGCGAGTCAAG ATCAAGAAGGCCCTAAGAGGAGTCAAGGTGGAAGTTACTCACCGTGGCAACATACGGCGCAAGTACCGGATATCTGGTTTAACAGCTCAGACAACAAGGGAGCTAAG TTTTCCTGTTGATCAAGGGGGCACGGTGAAGTCCGTTGTCCAGTATTTTCAGGAGACATATGGGTTTGCCATCCAGCACATCAATCTTCCCTGTCTGACAGTCGGCAACCAGCAGCGTCCAAATTACCTCCCCATGGAG GTGTGCAAAATAGTGGAGGGGCAGAGGTACTCCAAGAGGCTGAACCAGGGTCAGATAAGAGCTCTTCTTGAGGAGACATGCCAGCGTCCACATGACCGGGAGCGCGACATAGTTCAG ATGGTGAATCACAACTCTTACCACGATGATCCGTATGCAAAAGAGTTTGGTATTAAGATCAGCGAGCGCCTGGCATCAGTCGAGGCACGGATTTTGCCTGCTCCTCGG CTTAAGTACAGCGAGACTGGTAGAGAGAAGGATTGCTTGCCTAGAGTTGGCCAGTggaatatgatgaacaag AAAATGGTCAATGGTGCTAGAGTCAGGAGCTGGCTGTGTGTCAACTTCGCTCGAAATGTGCAAGAGAGTATGGCTACTGGATTCTGCCGTGAACTCGCTCGCATGTGCCAAGCCTCAGGAATG GACTTTGCTTTGGAGCCTGTTCTTCCGGTTATATACGTGCGCCCTGATCAAGTGGAGAGAGGTTTGAAAGCTAGGTTCCATGATGCCATGACCGCACTTGGACCGCAGCGCAAGGAGATCGAATTACTTATTGGGATACTCCCTGATAACAATGGCTCACTTTATG GTGACCTGAAGCGTGTCTGCGAGATTGACCTTGGGCTAATTTCCCAGTGTTGTTTGACAAAGCAAGTGTTCAAGATGAACAAGCAAATCCTGGCAAACCTTTCTCTCAAGATAAATGTCAAG GTTGGGGGAAGGAACACTGTACTGGCTGATGCGTTGACAAGGCGCATTCCTTTGGTTACCGACAAGCCGACGATCATATTCGGCGCAGATGTCACCCATCCTCATCCTGGTGAAGACAGCAGCCCCTCCATTGCTGCA GTTGTGGCCTCCCAGGATTGGCCTGAGGTGACCAAGTATGCTGGCCTAGTCTCTGCTCAGACTCACAGGCAGGAATTAATAGAGGATCTGTACAATGTGACTCATGATCCTCAGAGAGGAACCATCCATGGTGGCATGGTCAG GGAGCTTCTTATATCCTTTAAGCGAACAACCGGAGAAAAGCCTGAGCGTATTATTTTCTATAG GGATGGCGTGAGTGAAGGCCAGTTCTACCAAGTTCTACTGCATGAGCTTGATGCCATCAGAAAG GCATGCGCATCGCTAGAAGCAAACTACCAGCCGCTGGTTACATTCGTCGTGGTCCAGAAGCGCCACCACACCAGGCTGTTTGCGCACAACCACAATGACCAAAGCACCGTCGACAAGAGCGGCAACATCCTTCCTG GCACTGTCATTGACTCCAAGATCTGCCACCCTACAGAGTTTGATTTCTTCCTGTGCAGCCATGCCGGCATCAAG GGCACGAGCCGCCCCGCGCATTACCATGTCCTGTGGGATGAGAACAACTTCACTGCTGATGGACTGCAGACCCTCACCAACAACCTTTGCTACAC TTACGCGAGGTGCACGCGCTCAGTGTCGATCG TCCCTCCAGCATACTACGCTCACCTGGCCGCCTTCCGCGCCCGCTTCTACATGGAGCCGGACAGCTCCGACAGCGGCTCCATCTCGAGCGCGCGCAAGTCCGGCTCGTCAACGTCCCGCAGCACCCGCGCCGCCGGCGCCGGGGTCGTCAGGCCCCTCCCTGCGCTCAAGGACAGCGTGAAGAAGGTCATGTTCTACTGCTGA